The genomic window TCAGCATCGTCACCATGACGGCCGACCATGCGGCGTGGCGCGCCGCGCCGGAGCGCACGCGCAGTCCGACCAGCACGAGACCGACGGCCGTGGCAGCCACGACGCTGCGAAACGAAACGTCGAGAGCCAGGTGCAGCATGGACACCTCGCTACTTTCGATCGTTGATCCTGGTGGCGAGCCTGCGGATCTGCGCTGGAGTCAGCAGCTTCTCGTCCACCGTTCCCGCGAGGAACTGCTCCGCCGACCCCGACCAGAAGCGATCGATCAGCTGGCGGACGGAGCGCGCCGCAAGGCTGCGCGGCGGCACCGCGGCCCGGTAGACGAACGCTCTCGCGCGATCGGTCGATGCGTCCGCGGTCGAAGAAGCGACCCGCGGGCGACCGC from Vicinamibacterales bacterium includes these protein-coding regions:
- a CDS encoding BlaI/MecI/CopY family transcriptional regulator, with the translated sequence MRSTARNGSAPPSRDRHREISGRPRVASSTADASTDRARAFVYRAAVPPRSLAARSVRQLIDRFWSGSAEQFLAGTVDEKLLTPAQIRRLATRINDRK